From Triticum aestivum cultivar Chinese Spring chromosome 7B, IWGSC CS RefSeq v2.1, whole genome shotgun sequence:
aaacggagcgcgtagaagcacttcaagaggaaatagcgggatttttgctcgaccaggtcataaatccgaagggagaatactattacccgctaccgcccccatgaaaaccacttccaattgtcatcgtgctccgaaggcaccaattaggctaatgccactggctccgaaggcaacatgcatatgtaggagaaattgtatatagctatacatgtgtgtatgtgtgaattaattaatatgatggtttgtgagacattgatgatatatatatgcatgattggttctactagaaattctattatatatatatatatatatatgcataacgtgtacaatgtgtagtatcgtaaaataccagcaaacgaaaaagaattaaaatgaaaacacaaaattaaatgaaaaagaaatcataaaactaaaaaaacccaaACCTCATAGTatcggttggtcttaccaaccggtactaaagggctccaggcccctggagctggctcgtgccacgtggtttccctttagcaccggttcgtactgaaccggtactaaagggggggcctttagtgcccacactttagtgccggttatgaaaccgacactaaagggccttacgaaccggtgctattgcccggttctgcactagtgatcggTAGAGTATTAGCTATTGATGAGGTGTATGTCTAGTAGAATTATGGACATGTTGCCTATATAACATGGTCTCAGCAATATGTTATGATTTGTTatgaatgtttaattggtcattacacatatgtatgtttatatttatGTGTCACCGCTGCTTTGAGAAATTTTGCTGGTGACTTTATGAACCCCTGTAGAATTTCCTACATAACAAACTTCTTCAAGCTACTTTTACATGCACTTTTAGTTTATGCAATTAATTCATCTGAAATTAAAAAAACTTTTATTAACATCATTTTCCCATAACTTATTGCAACTGGCAATGCTAGTGAGGTTCGCAACCTGACTAAAACCGTTGGAAGCACGAGTGGGTTGGACTTTCACGTGGCATGATAAATTACAATATGTGGTGCAAAATACAAGTTAGTCTAAAAATGGATAGGTGATACGATACCCACTTTCAAATGAAGAAGTCAATTACATTCAAAAACACATCAATCTATTTCCAACTAAAATGAACACTTGCCATGTTTGGATTAAAAATGGGAATCTTCATATCAGTGTCCCTCTCATACTGCGAAAATCTAAGACCGCCCCCTCAAACCTAATACcatatttttctcaaaaaaaaaactgaaacCATATTATTGGTCTGTGTCAAAACCATCTACCTTCACCCCGATGACACTGATGTGGCTGACTGGCTGCAATTTTGCATACCTAGCAAACCCAGACAACACAATACTTGAAAGATAAGGGGGAAAGCAAGAAAAACATGTTTATAGAAATTATTAACAAAGCATGTTTGtcctaaatattctacaaaaacaCATGGGGTTCAATTAATTTCTAAAGGTTGTTTAATATATTTTTTACAAAATACAAGTTAGTCTAAAAATGTTTAGGTGATACAGTATCCACTTTCAAATGAGGAAGCCAATTAAATTCAAAAGCGCATCAATCTACTTCCAACTAAAATGAACACTTTCTAGCAATCTAGCCACAAAAGAATCATGAATCGTGCGATACAAATATTCAGGGGAAACGATGAGGGAGCGGAACCAATAGAGgtgcaaaaaaaacaaaacaaaaaacaggtCAACCAAAATGTCATAAATTTCAGAGACTGCCCGGGGCATTTCCAAATCGGAAATTTGAAACCACGCATAATTTTCACTCCGAGATGCCTAGTCCATGCTTTGGAACATCTTCAGCAATTACTATGAGGCGACGAGTACTTCTCCAACACTAGTCACTCTAGGGAATTGAAACAGTCATCATAGGGAATTTCATGTGAGAACCCGGGTCTCTGTCACCAGGAAGGCCCGGAGATCAATTCAAATCCGGTGTCCACATCGCCGCAGAATGGGGAGTTCCACGCTTTGGCGGTGCCCCATCGAGGAGGGCCCCAAGAAATAAGCGAGCAAAAGGTGTTCAATTCAACAAGAAGCCAACGAAAAAGGAGACGAAAAATAGCAGCCATGACcatggcgccgcccccctctccccctccccttgctcccgcCACTTCCACCtctctctttatatatatatatatatatgtatatactcTGAGACAACAAGTGCCAATTATGCATCGGCAGCTCCAAATCGGCCATCGCAATCTCTGGTCGTTTCCAGGCAGCACGAGCCAAGCCACGAAAGACGGACAATTGGATGCATCACATGCCTTTGACGTATTGAGAAACTTGCGTCGATTGATCCGGTCCGTTTTCATTGTGCACCTAGCAAGCATACGCTACGCTGGTTCGTTGATCGGTTCATGGTGGGACGAGCGATGGCCAGGGCCAGGGAGGTGACCGGCGGCAGCGAGGAgatggtggcggcggtggcgagggCGATGAGCTGCCTCGGCACGGGGGTCGACATGGCGGGCGACCTGCGGCTGAAGCACTGCAAGGCTGCGGAAGGGTGCCTCGTCGCCAGGAGCCGCGGGAAGGCGGCGGCGGTCCCCGTGCCCGGGATCGGTGCGGTGCCCGACGTGCCGGCGGACGTCATGTGCGGCAAGGGCAACCGGGTCAGGATCAGGTCCGACGTGCTCGAGTTCAACAAGGTTTGTTACTAGCTGCTCAACTGCACCTTCCTCTCCTCCTTTTTTCTTGAGAGGTCCTCTAATTTTGTACTGATGCCTTAGAGTTGGGGGAGAAGGATTTTGGCTAAAATGATTCAATATGCATGCAAGTGGAATTTGTTGAGCTATGTTCAACTGCTAGATTTATATCCACCAAAAAAATGTCAGATTGATAAACCAGAGATACTAAAAAGTTAACTAGTCAAGTCATGAAACTATTGACCAAAGTAATTCATTATCAAATTCTAATCCAGTTCCCTCGCAATCCCACTCAAGTACTCAACTCCTCGCCGGTCAAATTTTTTCGATCAAACTAATCAGAGCAGCATGACGAATTACATTATCTTGTATTGACTTTCTttacataatactccctccgtcccaaaattcttgtcttattagattagtctagatacggatgtatctaatcttaaaacatgacttgatacatctgtatttagacaaatctaaaacaaaaaatttgggacggagggggtaGTTGTCTTGAATCCTTGAGTTCTTGACTAAGCCAACCGATAGAACAGTTGCTACAAAAGAAAATACTATGGCAGAGAATTTATCAAAGTTTAAAAATAGTGGACAATGGCAAACAGCGACGGCCTCAAAATAAGCTAAAACACCGCTGCTGAATGACTAAAACCGTTATATCCCGCTATTCAAAACTTTGAATCTTATACGCAATTAGAGAACGCGTTCGTGACTGTGGATCGAATCTTGAGTTCTTGACCGCGTGCGTGCGAGCATGCAGATGACGGAGCTGTTCAACGGCCGGAGCTCGGTGGCGGGGAAGATCCCGTCGGGGCTCTTCAACGCGTGCTTCGGCCTGGACGGCGGCTCCTGGGCGCAGGACGCCTCCAGCACCAAGTGCCTGGCGCTCGACGGCTACTTCATCTCCCTCCTCGACCTCCGCCTCGACTGCCGGCCGCTCGCGCTCGCCGACCGCGTCGCCGCCGACGTGCCGGCCGCCTGGGACCCGTCAGCCATAGCAAGGTACCCCACAGTCTGCATTGCATACATACACATGAGCAGCTCCTGCTCGACCGTACTTGGAAACGAATCATGCAAGTTGACGAGATGATCAGCTGTGGACGGTGACCTCGTCGTACTTTGCCAGGATAGTGCAAGGCCGCCCACGACACTCGTGCCCATGTGGTGTGAAAGATCGTATGCATGCGCGGTGGAAAATTGACGCAGGACTTGACTTGTTCAAGTCAAGGTCTCGAATTACCTTTCACAAGTTTGTGGGGCCTAATAATAGTATGTGAACCCTGATCATTTCACCCTCAACAGTCATGGAAGCATGATGCATCAGATGATGTTTTGTCGGTCAGGACATAGGACTCGGACTCAGGACCCAAGATGCAGATGCAAATTCTCAGCTGATCTGCACACTAAACTGCATGAAAACTAACCCCACCCTGTGTGAATTTGTGGGCAGTTTCATCAAGAAGTACGGGACGCACATCGTCGTCGGGGTGAGCGTGGGCGGCCAGGATGTGGTCTACGTGAAGCAGGACAAGTCGTCGCTGCTACCGGAGTCCGACATCAAGGAGCACCTAGAGAAGCTAGGCGACCAGCTCTTCACCGGGACATGCCCCATGCCTCCTTCACACTGCAAGTCCAGAGATAACAAGACCAAGGTTGAGAAATTTTGTTAATATTCTGACCATCCTAAACTGAAACTATGACGACCTCAAGTGAAATGTGCTTAAAAGAACTCCATGATTCTGACTGCAACAGGTCCCTGAGGCCTTCAACGTGTTTGATGGTCAATTAACACAGCCGAGGGTTGAAGGAATGACTAGTCAAGTCGCATGCAAagaggtactactactactactcttcCAAGTTGCAACTTATCAACAGTCCTGAAGCAGGTCATCTTTGCTGATTTTCGGCTGATGCAGGGTGTGACGGTGATACACTCCAAGAGGGGAGGGGACACGGCGGCGAGGAGCCACGCCGAGTGGCTGCTCACGGTGCCGGCAAAGCCGGACGCCATCGGCTTCAAGCTTGTGCCCCTCACATCCCTTCTCAAGGGAGTGTCAGGCTTGGGATTCCTCTCTCATGCCATAAACCTCTACCTGAGATGTAAGACCTCTCTATCTACTACTATAACAACATATTTATTGGTTAGTCATGCCATAGGTGTACAAAATTTCAtgaaaatccaacaaaggacggacCATCTACTTCACAACCTCCAAATTTCCACAAACTTCATGTGCAATCCAAGCCTTTGCTTTTTTGTATGATCTGCAGTTAAAAAATGCTTAACTATGTCACTGCTCTTTTAATAGACAAACCTCCAGTGGAAGATTTGAGGTACTTCCTCGACTTCCAGCACCACAGATCGTGGGCCCCTGTGCTCAGTGACCTACCCCTCGCTCTGTGTTCGAACCGGCAGGGCGCGAGCCAAGCCTTGCACTTCAGCCTTGTGGGATCAAAGCTGCATGTCAACTCAAACCAGGCAAGAAACCATTCCCCTTTAGTTAAAAGATAAAACCATCTGCAGTCCAATAGAGATGCATGCTCACTCGGCTAAATGCAGGTTATCATTCCAAACTTGCCGGTCACCGGGATGAGACTGCATCTAGAGGGGAAGAAAAACAACAGGTTAGCTGCGATTAACAACATTCTGTTAGCAGTATGTTCAGTCTCCTTCTGTTGGAATGTTGGCTGAACATCTTCATGTCATGGCCAGGCTAGGCCTCCACCTGCAGCATCTGGCGAGCACCCCAACGTTCATCCAGGGACGGCGGGACAAGCCGCCGATATGGCGCGGGTCGGAGACGGTCTCCGACGAGCGGTACCACGAGCCGGTGCAGCGGCGGATGTTCGCCCACGTCTGCACCGCGCCGGTGAAGTACGACCCCAACTGGTGCAGCGCGCACCGGCAGACCGCGTACATCGTGTCCGGCGTGCAGCTGCACGTCAGGGCCCATGACTCGACCACCGTGCTGCACCTCAGGCTCCTGTACACCGAGCTGGCAGGGTGCGCCGTGGTGCAGTCCAAATGGGCGCACAACACGGCGAGGCTCTCAGGTAAAGGGAGCTTCCTGTCCAAGTCGTTAGGGGCGGCGGCGTCCTCGGGCTCCACTG
This genomic window contains:
- the LOC123156519 gene encoding MACPF domain-containing protein At1g14780, with protein sequence MVGRAMARAREVTGGSEEMVAAVARAMSCLGTGVDMAGDLRLKHCKAAEGCLVARSRGKAAAVPVPGIGAVPDVPADVMCGKGNRVRIRSDVLEFNKMTELFNGRSSVAGKIPSGLFNACFGLDGGSWAQDASSTKCLALDGYFISLLDLRLDCRPLALADRVAADVPAAWDPSAIASFIKKYGTHIVVGVSVGGQDVVYVKQDKSSLLPESDIKEHLEKLGDQLFTGTCPMPPSHCKSRDNKTKVPEAFNVFDGQLTQPRVEGMTSQVACKEGVTVIHSKRGGDTAARSHAEWLLTVPAKPDAIGFKLVPLTSLLKGVSGLGFLSHAINLYLRYKPPVEDLRYFLDFQHHRSWAPVLSDLPLALCSNRQGASQALHFSLVGSKLHVNSNQVIIPNLPVTGMRLHLEGKKNNRLGLHLQHLASTPTFIQGRRDKPPIWRGSETVSDERYHEPVQRRMFAHVCTAPVKYDPNWCSAHRQTAYIVSGVQLHVRAHDSTTVLHLRLLYTELAGCAVVQSKWAHNTARLSGKGSFLSKSLGAAASSGSTERDRQEPARVNVDSGVFAGGPPVPVGDQKLLKFVDTSQVTMGPQDAPGYWLVTGAKLDVDKGKISLHVKFSLLAPAS